The stretch of DNA CGATCGCCTGCAACTCTTCGTCGGCGGCGATCTGCGCGAAGAGTCTAGCTTCTTCATCCGGCGTCGCCTGCCCGTCACAGACGAGCAGCCAACGACGGAGCACGTCGTGTTGTTCTCGTTGCTGCTTATCCACCGACCCCTCCTAGGTTGCGCTGCACGCACTCGTGCAGGCTGCGGTGAATCGACGCCAACGAGCGGTAAACCCGGGCGGACGACATCCCCAGGTTCTCGGCGATCTCTTTCACGCTGTATTGGTGGTAGTAACGCGACTGCACGATGCGCGACTGCGAAGCCCCGAGCTTGCCGATGCACTCCAGCAGAGCGTCACGCCGCTGGTCCGCGGAACGAGCCGCGTCGAGGGCCTTTTCCGATAGCGCCTCGATCAACTGCGGGTCCAGCGCGTGCTGGCGACGGCTACGCGAAAGGTGCGACAGCGTCTTGTAGCGGGCGATAGCGCAGCTCCAGGCCAGGAAGTCGGTGCCGAACTCGAACTGCTCCCATTTCCGCAGCAAGACGACGTTGGTCTCTTGGAAAACATCGTCCGCGTCGTGACGGTTGGCCGTCAGGGCGAGGACGTACCCGTACAGTGCGCTCGAATGTTTCGAGAGCAGACGCACAAAGCGGTCCTGGCGGTCCGCCTCCGACTCAGCGGATTCGTTCGGGTCGAGCGTCATTGGGAGCAGTTTCGACAAGATTCGGCGCAGCGGCACGTGGAGACAAGAGCGCAGGGTGATCACCCCGCACGCAGAAGAATCCGCCACCGGTTGCTTTTTTCGCGCTGAATCTGAGGAAGATTCGGAAATAATTAGGAGAAAGCCTGTCCGATTGCGGATCGACGAACTTCCCGGGCCCCAAAGCAATCGCCGCCGACCTGGGTAAACTACGGGGCACTAACGACTTGCGGCGAAATGGTCGCGGCAAGCGAAGCCGCCAGCTGGCTCGAGATGCATGCGTCCGATCACCAAAACCTACGCCGACCCTCTCGACCTTGTCTGGCTCCATGCCGCCAAGCAGATGGGAATGCGCGTCGAGCGGAGCGCTGAGGTCAACGCCTCGTGGAGCGGCAACGGCGTCCTCACGATCGGCACGGCCGAGACGCTCGACCCGGACGACTCGCTCGCCCAGATGATTCTCCACGAGGCCTGCCACGCGCTCGTAGAAGGCCCAGAGAGCCTCGCGAAGCTCGACTGGGGACTTCTGAACAACCCCGACAAGAAAGCCCACGAGCATGCCTGCCTGCGGCTCCAGGCGGCTTTCGCCGACTTGGCTGGCATGCGGGCCTTCTTCGCTTCGACGACGATGTTCCGCCCCTACTACGATGCTCTGCCAGATGTCCCGTTGGCGGACGGCGACGATCCCGCGATCGCGATGGCGCAGACCGCCTGGCGGCGAGCGTTTGAGGGCGCCTGGGGTAAGGTCATAGCCGATGCCCTCGGACAGACGGCCCATATCGCCCAGGCGGTGCGGAGGGTCGCGCCGGAGAATTCGCTGTGGCAATACGATCCGAGGTGAGCCGTCGGCGCTCGCCGCGGGTGGCGCCATCGATTCCTCAACCCGCCTTGCGCCACAAACCCTGCACAGCGTTGCGTAGCGACCAGCGCAGCTTCTGCTTGAGCAGCCGGCGTTGCTCCTTGACGATTTGTAGCCGCAATTCCGGAGCGGGCGCGGGGCGCCAGCCCCGCCACTCGGTGCGCTCGAGCGTTTCGAAGAAGGCGCTGGTGAAGGGGTGTCGGCAGCCGTCTTGCCACGGTTTGATTGGTGAACAGAAGTGGACGATCCACGGCTCACGCCGCAACGGCCCGATGGCGTCCTTGCCGACCGGGCTCAGCCGCCACGATGGGTAGTTGTAGATGTGCGCGCCTTGATTCCAACGATGGTCGAGCTGCCGCCAACGATCCGCAAGAACGACGTTCAAGGCGTACTGGTCCCACCACAGAACCTGTTCGGAATTCTCTTGGAGGCATTCGAGCACGCGCTGGGCGATGCGTTCTTCACGCCACAGCGCGAGATTCGCCACCATCAGCCCCGAATTGAAGTACGGCGCTTCGGGACGGAGTCCTAGCTCGCGATAGTTCGCGACCGGCCGCGCCGCCGCCAGCAGCGGCAGCCTTTCGGCGTAACGGTCCGCTGCCACCTCCGCGTCGATCCACGGCGCCGCGAGGTCCTGCACGGCCTGGATCAGCGAGTCGCCCGGCGGCTCGTCCCACAGCGCCGTCACGTCGCGCCGTACGAGCATATCCGAGTCGAGATAGATGACGCGGTCACTGTCGAGGATCGTCGGCAACAACAGCCGTAAGTAAGCCGCCGCCGAGACGTGGCCACTGACGGGCGCGCCGGCAATTGTGCGGGTGTCGGGGCGTTGCCATTCGATCTCCAGCCGTGGGTCGTCCCACGAAGCTTTAAGTCGCTCACGGCTTGTTGTGGAGATGCCGCCATCGAGAATCACCAGACGCAACTGTGTCGATGGCGCCAGGCTATCAATGAGCGAGCGGACCGTCACCGCCAGCGGGATCGCGTAGTTCTCATCCGCGGCCGTAGCGACGACGACTTTTGTAGGCATCGGTTTGCTCACCGAAGAGTGAAACGGCGTGTTAAGCGGCGTGGCGTTGCGGCGTCGCCGTAACGGAGCCCGGGAGGCTTGGCCGGTCCACTCGCTGCACACCTGCGTCGAATCCGTGCCGCAGCCGGCAGTAGCCCGCTCTGACAAGGTTCTTCCAACGCTTCGGCCGCATCCGCCAAGCTGTGTAATACAGTAGCGCAGCCCGTGCGGGTTGCACCGATGGGTCCGACGCTTGACGCTGACTGGTGTGAAGCTTCGCCGCCAACTCGAGCGATGAGGCGATGGCGCGGGAGCAGCGCCCACGTCGCGCGCCCGGCATGCCGAGGTGCTTCGTCGAGATCGCCGCGAACTCCTCGATGGTCTCGGCGAGCCGCTGGGTCGTCGCGCCGGCGTGCTCTTTGCGGTAGAGGCAGTGGGCGCCGCCGACGTATCGGAATCGTTTGCCGGCGGAAGCGGCCCGCATCATAAAGTCGGCGTCTTCGCAGCATCGGTACCCCGCGTCCCAAGGGCCGACTTCGCCAACCACGTAGCGCCGCACGACGGTCGCCGACGGTGTAACGAAACTGCGTCCGAAGAGTGAGGTTGGAAAACTCTGCACCTCTTCCGGCGTCGGGCCCCAGAGCCCAAGCAAGGCGTGATCAGAGCTGGAGAACATGACTACCGTTGAATAGGCCAAGTCGTCTCCCGACTCAACCAGCGAGCTGACACAGGCGTCGAGATGCGTTGGGAGCCAGCGGTCGTCACAGTCGAGGAACGCGATGTACTCGCCCCGCGACTCCAGGAAGGCGCGATTGCGAGAGTACGCGGCCCCGCACGACGGATCGTTCCTCAGGTAGGTCACCCGGTGGTTTGGGTGAGCGCTGGCGAACGCACGCACCACGTCTTCCGCCGGCTCGGGCGAACCGTCCTCGACAATCACCAACTCCCAGGCGTCGTAGGTCTGCGCCGCGATCCCGTCGAGCGCCTCTTGTAGGTAGGCCCTGCCGTTGCGCATCGGCGTGATGATCGAAACCAGGCCGGGCGTCTCGGGGTGTTGGAAGGTCAGCGGCTGCATGGCGTCTCCTCGCGCGGCGCAAGCAATATCGATTAAAGGACCCAGACCGAACCGCCTAAGCGACGCGGTCCACCGAACTCATCGACGACTTGAATGACGCCGGGAAACTTGTCGCAGTAGTCGTGGCCGGAGATGATCTTTGCGCCCGCCTCTTTGGCCCACTCGATATCTTTCTTGGTTTCCTCGTAGTCGTGCATCGCGTCGAGGAAGACCATCGCCGGCGCCGGGCCGTTGTAAGAGCGGTAGTACTCGTTCTTGTCGGCGCGGATCATCTCAACGTCGCCCTTTTCGATCAGGTAGTACAACACCTGTCCGGCGAGGGCGGCGTGAACGTCGGGCGCCAGTCCCCACGGGTTCCAGCAGTAGAGATCGACCGTCTTGATCTGCTGGTGTGGCGCCTTGACCAGGGCCATCTCGGTGGCGGTGATGCCTAGCAGCGTACCGACCTCGATGATCGGGCCCTCGTAGCGGCTCGACTCACGGACCAGTTCGCGGAGGAGCTCCACCCCTTCGGGCTCGACCGTGCAGTCGGCGGGGTCGAAGGAATGCAGGCCTGGTAGGGCGATGGGGGCAGGCTCACTAGGGCGGCCCGTCAGGCGGCGCACGGGCCTAGTGACTTCGCGCCACAGCTTGTTGGCGATCGGGCGGGGGACGTTTGCGGTTGTGCTCATCGAGCGCCTCCGTGCGCTGGGTAGGTGAGTCTTCGATTCTCAGCGGAACGACCAATGGGAAGCCGATCGCTATCTCGTTCGATTATGCCGCGATGGCGGCCTTTGCGTTGACCTCGACGAGCTTGCCGTCCTCGACTCGGACCACGCGGGTCGCGAGCGACAGCGTGCTCTCACGGTGAGTGATGAACAGGATCGTGCGGTCGGCGCCGTAGTCGTTGAGGGCGTCGTGGATCAGGCGTTCGCTCTGGGCGTCGATCTGGCTAGTGGCCTCGTCGAGGATCAGCACCTCGGCATTCCTTAGGAACGCCCGCGCCAGGGCGACGCGTTGCCGCTGCCCGCCGCTGAGCCGGTGGCCGTTGGAGCCGATCACCGTGTTGTAGCCGTCGGGGAGCGCATTGATGAAGTCGTGCGCCCGGGCAAGCCGTGCCGCCTCGTAGACTTCCTCTTCCGTTGCCTCCCAACGCCCGTAGCGGATGTTGTGCAGGATCGATTCGTTGAACAGCTCGGTTTGCTGCGACACCACGGCGAACCGCGAGCGCAGGTCGTGGAGGCGGTACGATTTCACCGGTTTGCCATCGATGAGCACCTCTCCCGCTTGCGGGTCATAGTACCGGCAAATGAGGTTGACCATCGTGCTCTTGCCGGCGCCGTTGGGGCCGACAACCGCCAAGCGGTCGAGTCGGTTAATCACCACATCGGCGCCGCGTAGCACGTCGTGCTTGCGGTCGTAGCTGAACGTGACGCCCTTGAGTTCGATCCGCTGGATCTCGTCGGGCATCGGCTGCGGCTCTTTGGGCTCGTAGAGGGCCGACTCCCAGTCGAGCACCGGGTAAAGCATGGTCGCCGCCGCCATGCCGTTGTTGAGACCAGTGACGACGCCGGACAGCTTCCGCAATGGGTCGGCGGCGCCGATCAGCAGGCCGAAGAACACCGTCACCGCGGGGATACTGAGCGGCTCGTCCGTCATCGGGATGCCGAAGAGCGTCGTTTGCTTGTTGAGCACCAAGTAAGACGATGCCAAGAGCCCCACGCACAGCATGCCCATGCCGAAGAACTCGGTAATCGGGCCGGAGAGCGCATTGTAGAAGTTCGCCAGCATCGCCGTGCTCTTCATCTGGCCGGTCGCTTCGTCGAAGCGTTCCCGCTCGAAGTTCTCCATCGTGTTGGCTTGCACCGTGTGGTGGCCGCCAAGCACTTCGAGCAGCACGTGGTGGAAACCGAGGGAGCGACCGAGCACGCGGGACGAGAGCGAACGGACGCGGCGGTTGAGCGTCAGCACGAGGTAGGCCGCAACCGGTGCGAAGATCAGCGACACCAGCGTCAGCCGCCAAGAAACGCAGAACGCGCCGATGAGGCACGAGAGGATCCGCAGCGGTTCGGTGATGGCGCCGCCGTAGAAGCTGGTGATGCCCATCGACAGCATGTCGGAGATGTGGGTGATCTGCGCTTGGAAGCCGCTGATACCCATGACCTGAAAGCCGTGGCGGTCGAGTTCGAGCGACTTGTTGAAGACCCTGTTTCTAAGGTCGCGAATCGTGCTCTGTGTCACGTGCGCAACGAGCATCGCGTTCGCCATCATCAGCAAAACACGCACCACGGTCCCCAGAAAGACAATGCTCACCACCAAGACGACCGTCGAGAACGGGCCCGCCGGGAGCCAAGCGTCGAGCCTCGCTTGCATCCATTCGCCCGAGGTGAGTGCGGCGCGGTCCAGCTGGAGACGGGCTTCGATCGCTTCGATTGACGCCGGCTCCATCGCGTTGTCGGCGGCCCCGTCGGCCGCTTGCAGGGCCGCCAGTTTCGTCTCACCCGCCGCGACCTTTTCGCGGAGCTCTTCGACCCGCATGGCGTGGGTCTCTTGCAGCGAGTGACCGCTGAGCGTGGTTTGGATGAGCGGGAACATCGCGGCGATGTTGGCGCCCCAGAGCACCGCGACGCCCAGCGAGCAGGCGATCGCCGCCACCAACGCCGGCCAGTGGCGAGTCCCTTCGCCCAGCGCTCGTAAGAAGTACTTCATGTGTCAAACAGGCCGTCAGCTCAGTTGCTTGTCACACGCTCAAGAGGCTTTCGCCGGCGTGTAGAGGTTCAGGTCACGACGCTGTTCGTAGCGGGCCGCAATCGGCGCGGGCGCGTGGCGTGACCGGTAATAGTGCCTCCAGATCGTCCAGGCCAGCCCGATCCGCCGTGTCAGGCGCGACCGCGACGCCAGCGTCGTTCGCAAGTAGCGTTTCAGCATCGCGTGAGTCGGCTTCGGAACCGTCATGAACTCGAGGTGCAGCAGTTCGGCCAGCTGCGCTCGGTCGAGCCCCAGGCGCCGCGAGTAGTGTTCGATGAGCGTTTGCGCTTGGAGGCGTCGCTGGTACTTGCCGGCGGCGTCCTCGGGCTTGCCGTAGTGGGCGTTGTGGTCGTGGACGCGGTAGGCGACCAGCGGTTCGGGAACGCAGTACTTCCGTACCCCCGCTAGCGATGCGCCATACGCCAAACAGAGGTCGGCGTTGATCCTCCACAGCGGGTCCATGTCCGGCGCCGGCAAGAGTCTCTCGAGGGTCGAGCGCCGCATCGAGACGCACGAAGTCGACGCCCCGCACCACACGCCCCCCGTCGCCAGAACCGCCACGGAGTAGCCCAGATCGATCTCGTCAGAGAACGGACGCTCGACCCGCTCGATCCGGCCGAACAGCCGGCGGCCGCTGAAGACATAGCCGACATCGGGCCGCGTCTGAAAGACGCCGGCGGTCCGCTCGACATAGTTGGGCTCGAAGAGGTCGTCGGCGTCGAGGAAATACAAGACGTCGCCCGTCGAGGCGGCGAGTCCCGCGCTGAACGCCGAGAGTTGGCCCCCGTTGGGTTTCCGCACGACCTTCAGTCGCGGGCAGCGCTGCTCGAGCGCCGACAGCACCGCTAGCGATTGGTCGTTCGAGCCGTCATCGACGACGATGATCTCGTCGAACGGCGCCGATTGCGACAACGCACTATCAACCGCTTCGGCGACGAAGCGGCCGTAGTTGTAGTTGTTGATGAGACAACTTAGTCGCATGACGCCACACCACAATGTTGCATTTTGGTTCGCTCGACATCCTGTCGAGCCGGCGGCGTCGGTTGCTTGCAAACGTCCGCCGAATCCCTCCAGCGCAACCTCTCCGGACCTAGGCCGAAAAATTCCCGCGTATGAACCCCATCGGGATTCAATTGGCGAAAGTTGGGCGAAATTTCCGATTGGGTAAAATGTGACGCCATCGTGCCGCTAGCTGCTAGTCCAACTTGTGCAGCAAAGCGGCTGCTAAACGCGGGCCTCCCTATAGGGGGAACGGCGCATGCCCGCCAGACCAGTGGCCGCTAGCGGCGCCGGCAGCGATGGTCACGGAGAAGCCGAATTCTTCAGTTAGCCCACGGTCATTGACCGGGAACTAACTCTGTTCCACCAAGAAGGCTCATTGCGCCATCACACCGGCGCCATCCGAGACGACTTCGCGGATGTACTTCACGCTCGGCGTACGGCCCCCGCGCGCAGCGGGGTACGCCATCAAGAATTCGCTAGCGTAACGCAGTTTCTCGCCACGACGCTCGGGGACACGGAAGTCGTCCCCCTTCTGCATGATGGGCCGGGTGATCGGCATCTCGGCAAAGGCGATCGTCCCCGCGCTCTCCGACGGCAGCCAGACGCCGTCGTCTTCGCCCCGCTCGAAGTAGATCTCGGGATAGACGTGATCGTTGACCCACACCATCCGCGCCGGGATGTCCATCGAGCGGCACAGGGCGATGATCAGCGCGCTGCGGCCGTGGCAATCGGCCGAGCCGGTCTCGAGCGTCGTTACCGCGCTGGTGTCGGGGCCCTCGAGGTACTCGATGTTCTCCATCACGTAATCGTAGACCGCCTCGACACGCTCGAAGTCGCTGGCGTCGGGGTTCGACTCCTCCAGGTCTTTTTGGATCTCGCGCGCCAGCTTCTTGATCTTCGGGTGCCGCGCTTCGATGAACGAGCTGGGGCTAACGTATCCCCGCATGCCTCGGGGGACACGCTCGGGGATCTTAAGTTCCACGGCTTCGGCGTCGCTCGGCGGCGGCGTGGTCCGGGTGGTCACTTCATAGGTAAGGACTGCTCGGGCCTCGGCGCCGTTCTCCAGGTACGGCAGCGCGAACAGCATCTGCCGGGCGTTACCATCGGCGAGGTCGCGGAAAGTCGCCGTCACGCCCGGGGAGAAGTCCTCTTCGACGACGCGCACTTGTTGCTCGTCGCAAGCGATCGGCACGGCGACCATCCCGAGGATGTCGCGGCAGGCGCCACGCTTGGCAGTCACCACGGCGCCGACTCGGAAGCGGACGGTCGTCACCTGGGCCTCTTCCACCGAGGCCGACGCCTCGCCCACGGGCGTGTCGAGCAACTGCGCCGACGCAACACTACCGATCAATAATGCAACCGCCGTTAGACAAGCACGCATCCGCACCCCCCTCAGAGAATTCGCCATGACCCAACTGGGACGCTAGCACCAGTGTACGCACCGGCCCGAGGGAAGAGGGAGAAACCCGCCCAGCGCGGCGTCACCGGCCACCGCCGTCGATTCAACCGCAACATCGCGCACAACCGGCCCACCCAGCCGCTGGCGGCAGCCCGCGGCAAACCCAGAAGTTTACGACCCACAAAAAAACACAGCCCGCCACCCCTTCGCTCAGGACAGACGAAGGGATGGCGGGCTGTGGGATCGTCAAGAGCCGCAGCGAAGCGGGGAGGGCGGCGACTCGTGACGCGTTTCGTGTTCGTGCTTAGCCCCCCGTCAGTGACGGGGGCTAAGTGGGGAGTCGTGTTACTGGACCGGCGCTGGGCCCGGAAGCGATCCCGCGTTTGGATCGATCAGCACGCCATTGGAGGGCATCGAGTAGCCGCCGCTGCAGCTCTCGCACGCTTGGCCCGAGGTCCAGCCGCTGTCCATCTGCGGGTACGCGGTCATATAGCCACAGCCCGGATCGGCGCCGGCGTAGCTGCAGCCCGGGTCGTAGGCCATCGGCATCGGAGCCGGGGCGTACGCGACCGGCGCCGGCGCGGCGACGGCCGAGTTGCCGCCGCAGAAGGCCCCGCGGCAGATGAAGTCGCGGAACCGGCGGCAGCAGCCGCAGCCCGTCACGCTGGTGATGACTGTCGTTGCAATACAGAGGGCGATTACTTTCTTCATGGCGGCATCCTTTCGGCGGGGCGGCGCATGCGCTAGGGGCGCAGCGCCGTGGGGGTGTCGCGACACGCCACCGTCGTGACTTGTGGGGGGAGGGCGTAGGCGTCACTTCCCGTGACGCAGCCGCGAGACGCGCCCTTCGTGAGGGGTCTCGTTGAAGCCGCGAAACACTACCTCACGCCGCGTGGTGTGCAAATGAAACGGTTGATTTTTTTCAACATAGTTCCGGCGCGGCCTCGGTTGCGCGGGTAAGTTACGGCAGTTGTCCGGTCCCACCCCCCCATTCGACGCCGCGACGTCCGTCACTACGCGCCGATGAGTCGTACCCTCCCCACGATTAACACCGCTCTCCGCGCGCTCGCGTTGGTAGCGATTGCGTCGATCGCAACGGCCGACTGTGTCCGGCCGGGCGACCGTGTGCTGCTTGTCAGCACCCGACCCGTCGGCTGCACGACCGACCCCGCCCGGCTGGCGAAGGGCGTCACGGCTGCGGAGCGCGCCGACTGCCGCTGGAACGCGACCGACTTTAGCGCCGCGATGGCGTCGCTCGACCCGACGCTGCCGATCGTCTTCTACGTCCACGGCAACCAGATCACCGCTTCGGAAGCGCGCCGCTGCGGGCTCGACGTTTATACGCGCCTCGTGCGCTGCGCCGAAGACGACCGGCCGATCCAATTCGTCGTCTTCTCGTGGTGCTCCGACAAGGTGCCGGGGCTGCTCAAGGACTTCCGTGAAAAGGCGGCCCGCACAAAGCCGGTGGGCTACCAGTTCGCTTGGGTGATCAGCCGCCTGCCGCAAGGCTCGCATGTCGGCCTCATCGGCTACAGCTACGGCGCCCGCGTCTGTAGCGGCGCGGCGCACCTCCTGGCGGGCGGTTCGCTCGGCGGGCTGACGCTCGGCGCCGACTGCCCGGCTTGTGGCGTCGCTTCGGTCCGCGCGGTGTTTCTTGCGGCCGCCTATGACGCCTGCTGGAACTCACCCCGCGCCTACCACGGGCTCGCGCTCAACCGGATCGACACGCTCCTCTCGACGACCAACCCGATCGACCCGGCGATGAAGTACTACAAGTGGGTGCCGATCAATTCGAAGCCCCCCGCGGTCGGCGGCGTCGGTCCCCGAGGT from Botrimarina mediterranea encodes:
- a CDS encoding sigma-70 family RNA polymerase sigma factor, with the protein product MSKLLPMTLDPNESAESEADRQDRFVRLLSKHSSALYGYVLALTANRHDADDVFQETNVVLLRKWEQFEFGTDFLAWSCAIARYKTLSHLSRSRRQHALDPQLIEALSEKALDAARSADQRRDALLECIGKLGASQSRIVQSRYYHQYSVKEIAENLGMSSARVYRSLASIHRSLHECVQRNLGGVGG
- a CDS encoding glycosyltransferase family 8 protein, which gives rise to MPTKVVVATAADENYAIPLAVTVRSLIDSLAPSTQLRLVILDGGISTTSRERLKASWDDPRLEIEWQRPDTRTIAGAPVSGHVSAAAYLRLLLPTILDSDRVIYLDSDMLVRRDVTALWDEPPGDSLIQAVQDLAAPWIDAEVAADRYAERLPLLAAARPVANYRELGLRPEAPYFNSGLMVANLALWREERIAQRVLECLQENSEQVLWWDQYALNVVLADRWRQLDHRWNQGAHIYNYPSWRLSPVGKDAIGPLRREPWIVHFCSPIKPWQDGCRHPFTSAFFETLERTEWRGWRPAPAPELRLQIVKEQRRLLKQKLRWSLRNAVQGLWRKAG
- a CDS encoding glycosyltransferase family 2 protein, whose product is MQPLTFQHPETPGLVSIITPMRNGRAYLQEALDGIAAQTYDAWELVIVEDGSPEPAEDVVRAFASAHPNHRVTYLRNDPSCGAAYSRNRAFLESRGEYIAFLDCDDRWLPTHLDACVSSLVESGDDLAYSTVVMFSSSDHALLGLWGPTPEEVQSFPTSLFGRSFVTPSATVVRRYVVGEVGPWDAGYRCCEDADFMMRAASAGKRFRYVGGAHCLYRKEHAGATTQRLAETIEEFAAISTKHLGMPGARRGRCSRAIASSLELAAKLHTSQRQASDPSVQPARAALLYYTAWRMRPKRWKNLVRAGYCRLRHGFDAGVQRVDRPSLPGSVTATPQRHAA
- a CDS encoding class I SAM-dependent methyltransferase, whose translation is MSTTANVPRPIANKLWREVTRPVRRLTGRPSEPAPIALPGLHSFDPADCTVEPEGVELLRELVRESSRYEGPIIEVGTLLGITATEMALVKAPHQQIKTVDLYCWNPWGLAPDVHAALAGQVLYYLIEKGDVEMIRADKNEYYRSYNGPAPAMVFLDAMHDYEETKKDIEWAKEAGAKIISGHDYCDKFPGVIQVVDEFGGPRRLGGSVWVL
- a CDS encoding ABC transporter ATP-binding protein; its protein translation is MKYFLRALGEGTRHWPALVAAIACSLGVAVLWGANIAAMFPLIQTTLSGHSLQETHAMRVEELREKVAAGETKLAALQAADGAADNAMEPASIEAIEARLQLDRAALTSGEWMQARLDAWLPAGPFSTVVLVVSIVFLGTVVRVLLMMANAMLVAHVTQSTIRDLRNRVFNKSLELDRHGFQVMGISGFQAQITHISDMLSMGITSFYGGAITEPLRILSCLIGAFCVSWRLTLVSLIFAPVAAYLVLTLNRRVRSLSSRVLGRSLGFHHVLLEVLGGHHTVQANTMENFERERFDEATGQMKSTAMLANFYNALSGPITEFFGMGMLCVGLLASSYLVLNKQTTLFGIPMTDEPLSIPAVTVFFGLLIGAADPLRKLSGVVTGLNNGMAAATMLYPVLDWESALYEPKEPQPMPDEIQRIELKGVTFSYDRKHDVLRGADVVINRLDRLAVVGPNGAGKSTMVNLICRYYDPQAGEVLIDGKPVKSYRLHDLRSRFAVVSQQTELFNESILHNIRYGRWEATEEEVYEAARLARAHDFINALPDGYNTVIGSNGHRLSGGQRQRVALARAFLRNAEVLILDEATSQIDAQSERLIHDALNDYGADRTILFITHRESTLSLATRVVRVEDGKLVEVNAKAAIAA
- a CDS encoding glycosyltransferase family 2 protein; this encodes MRLSCLINNYNYGRFVAEAVDSALSQSAPFDEIIVVDDGSNDQSLAVLSALEQRCPRLKVVRKPNGGQLSAFSAGLAASTGDVLYFLDADDLFEPNYVERTAGVFQTRPDVGYVFSGRRLFGRIERVERPFSDEIDLGYSVAVLATGGVWCGASTSCVSMRRSTLERLLPAPDMDPLWRINADLCLAYGASLAGVRKYCVPEPLVAYRVHDHNAHYGKPEDAAGKYQRRLQAQTLIEHYSRRLGLDRAQLAELLHLEFMTVPKPTHAMLKRYLRTTLASRSRLTRRIGLAWTIWRHYYRSRHAPAPIAARYEQRRDLNLYTPAKAS
- a CDS encoding transglutaminase-like domain-containing protein, which codes for MRACLTAVALLIGSVASAQLLDTPVGEASASVEEAQVTTVRFRVGAVVTAKRGACRDILGMVAVPIACDEQQVRVVEEDFSPGVTATFRDLADGNARQMLFALPYLENGAEARAVLTYEVTTRTTPPPSDAEAVELKIPERVPRGMRGYVSPSSFIEARHPKIKKLAREIQKDLEESNPDASDFERVEAVYDYVMENIEYLEGPDTSAVTTLETGSADCHGRSALIIALCRSMDIPARMVWVNDHVYPEIYFERGEDDGVWLPSESAGTIAFAEMPITRPIMQKGDDFRVPERRGEKLRYASEFLMAYPAARGGRTPSVKYIREVVSDGAGVMAQ